The Citrifermentans bemidjiense Bem genome window below encodes:
- a CDS encoding GspE/PulE family protein: MESHGNYKLEADRKEGMDDSGLEIAALLMKSGYLADTQLSYAQRVKAKLLSPRTLVGVLLELGFFTREQLRETLRSNMVSVKLGALLVELGYLKPGELQAALGIQRDGENCKMLGEILVEQRFIEEYTLAEVLAFQLGFPFIDLDASSIDRALLGRVPQHWLAQHSFVPVKEEEGKVLVAIADPLNLEGRKTAEKLFGQNTTSFAICTMKAIRDALSLLKRGMVQGDGTATDEHTVTGIVNSIFEEALKEGASDIHIEPMRSALRVRFRRDGMLVLYKDFARELALPISSRIKVMAEADIAERRRHQDGRICYESAKSGNTLDMRVSFYITIHGEKIVLRLLSMKAELLDLKEIGMSGRMLERFIDDALDTPSGVLIVTGPTGSGKTSTLYSCVHHLNDLNTSIVTAEEPVEYVIEGIAQCSINQKIGVTFEETLRHIVRQDPDVIVLGEIRDSFSAETAIQAALTGHKVLTTFHTEDSVGGLLRLMNMNIEAFLIASTVVCVLAQRLLRRICPECSESYLPTPTELRRIGYSNADLRGAEFRIGRGCAKCRYSGYRGRVGVFEMLILNELVKDAILSKKTSYEIRKISTESTGMVTLLESGLCKAAAGLVSLHDTVRLLPRIGKPRPISEIRRLLGD; the protein is encoded by the coding sequence ATGGAGAGTCACGGCAACTATAAATTAGAGGCGGATCGCAAGGAAGGGATGGACGACTCCGGCCTCGAGATCGCGGCCCTGCTGATGAAGTCGGGTTACCTCGCGGACACCCAGCTCAGTTACGCGCAGCGGGTCAAGGCAAAACTCCTCTCCCCGAGAACGCTGGTCGGCGTGCTGCTGGAGCTCGGCTTCTTCACCCGGGAGCAGCTCAGGGAGACGCTCCGGAGCAACATGGTATCGGTGAAGCTCGGGGCCCTGCTGGTGGAACTCGGCTACCTGAAACCGGGAGAGTTGCAGGCCGCCCTCGGGATACAGCGGGACGGGGAAAACTGCAAGATGCTGGGCGAGATCCTGGTGGAACAGCGCTTTATCGAGGAGTACACCCTGGCGGAGGTGCTCGCCTTCCAACTGGGGTTCCCTTTCATCGACCTGGACGCCTCCAGCATCGACCGGGCGCTTTTGGGCCGGGTCCCCCAGCACTGGCTGGCGCAGCACAGCTTCGTTCCCGTCAAGGAGGAGGAGGGGAAGGTCCTGGTGGCGATCGCGGACCCCCTGAACCTGGAGGGGAGAAAGACGGCGGAGAAGCTGTTCGGCCAGAACACCACCTCCTTCGCCATCTGCACCATGAAGGCGATCCGGGACGCGCTCAGCCTCTTGAAGCGGGGGATGGTGCAGGGGGACGGCACGGCGACCGACGAGCACACGGTGACCGGCATTGTGAATTCCATCTTCGAAGAGGCCCTGAAGGAGGGGGCAAGCGACATACATATCGAGCCGATGCGCAGCGCGCTCAGGGTGCGCTTCAGGCGGGACGGGATGCTGGTCCTATACAAGGACTTCGCCAGGGAGCTGGCGCTTCCCATCAGCAGCAGGATCAAGGTTATGGCCGAGGCGGACATCGCCGAGAGGAGGAGGCACCAGGACGGCCGGATCTGCTACGAAAGCGCAAAGAGCGGCAACACTCTGGACATGAGGGTCTCCTTCTACATCACCATCCACGGAGAGAAGATCGTGCTCCGCCTTCTGAGTATGAAAGCGGAACTCCTCGATCTCAAGGAGATCGGCATGTCCGGGCGCATGCTGGAGCGCTTCATCGACGACGCGCTGGATACGCCAAGCGGCGTCCTGATCGTCACCGGGCCTACCGGCAGCGGCAAGACCTCCACGCTGTACAGTTGCGTGCACCACCTAAACGACCTGAACACCTCCATCGTCACCGCCGAGGAACCGGTTGAATACGTGATTGAGGGGATCGCCCAGTGCTCCATCAATCAGAAGATCGGGGTGACCTTCGAGGAAACCCTCAGGCACATCGTGCGCCAGGACCCCGACGTGATCGTCCTGGGAGAAATCCGGGACAGCTTCTCCGCCGAAACCGCGATCCAGGCGGCGCTCACCGGGCACAAGGTCCTCACCACCTTTCACACCGAGGACAGCGTCGGGGGGCTCCTGCGCCTGATGAACATGAACATCGAGGCATTCCTGATCGCCTCCACCGTGGTCTGCGTCCTGGCGCAGCGGCTTTTGCGCCGCATCTGTCCTGAGTGCAGCGAGAGCTACCTTCCCACGCCGACCGAGCTCCGGCGGATAGGCTACAGCAACGCCGACCTGCGGGGGGCCGAGTTCAGGATCGGACGGGGGTGCGCCAAATGCAGGTACAGCGGGTACCGCGGCAGGGTTGGCGTATTCGAGATGCTGATACTGAACGAACTGGTGAAGGACGCCATCCTCAGCAAGAAGACCTCCTACGAGATCAGGAAGATCTCCACGGAGAGCACCGGAATGGTCACGCTCCTGGAGTCGGGGCTTTGCAAGGCAGCCGCGGGGCTGGTGTCGCTGCACGACACGGTGCGGCTCCTCCCCAGGATCGGCAAACCGCGCCCGATTTCCGAGATCAGGCGCCTTTTGGGGGATTGA
- a CDS encoding Smr/MutS family protein produces MKKKEKPKQKQKEFSASPFKALKGAALDLSAEAQPQAPAPQKPQKSAPNLSDELLFLDAVADVRPLRATAVTPAKANANAKAHGAARREREEEEQRAFLQALDQLKLDVRFQDEFAEPESPDRPAPVNRLRQIRRGGIRIDLQLDLHGLTREEALENLDRFVKGAYNRGQKGVLVITGKGNNSAGEPVLKSAVAGWLREKGKGMVSEFIQAPNDMGGSGAVVVFLKEKKAPEPEQG; encoded by the coding sequence ATGAAGAAGAAAGAGAAGCCGAAACAAAAGCAGAAGGAGTTCAGCGCCTCCCCCTTTAAGGCGCTGAAGGGCGCCGCACTGGATTTGAGTGCGGAAGCCCAGCCCCAAGCGCCGGCGCCCCAAAAACCGCAAAAAAGCGCCCCGAACCTGAGCGACGAGCTCCTTTTCCTCGACGCCGTAGCCGATGTGCGCCCCCTGCGTGCCACCGCGGTCACCCCGGCCAAGGCCAACGCCAACGCCAAGGCACATGGCGCCGCAAGGAGGGAGCGCGAAGAGGAAGAGCAGCGCGCCTTCTTGCAGGCCCTGGACCAATTGAAGCTCGATGTCCGTTTCCAGGACGAGTTCGCGGAGCCGGAATCCCCCGACCGTCCGGCCCCGGTGAACCGGCTGCGGCAGATAAGGCGCGGCGGGATCAGGATCGACCTGCAGCTCGACCTGCACGGCCTGACCCGGGAGGAGGCCCTGGAGAACCTGGACCGCTTCGTCAAGGGGGCCTATAACCGCGGGCAGAAAGGTGTGCTGGTGATCACCGGCAAGGGGAACAATTCCGCCGGCGAACCTGTTCTCAAGTCCGCAGTCGCCGGCTGGCTCAGGGAGAAGGGAAAGGGGATGGTCTCCGAATTCATCCAGGCCCCCAACGACATGGGGGGGAGCGGCGCGGTAGTGGTCTTCCTCAAGGAAAAGAAGGCGCCGGAACCGGAGCAAGGGTAG
- a CDS encoding FKBP-type peptidyl-prolyl cis-trans isomerase, with protein sequence METQPGKRVNIRYKCKLDDGRVYLVGERNTLEFLVGSGRVPKSLEAGLLGMQQGDHRVVRVPAAEAELFPFPKGSHFAFSTGGAPGIAYDFGPGAGGDVSHSIPGNRDYREPLPAGTDVLFEVEMLSVKDEVTASPGRS encoded by the coding sequence ATGGAAACGCAACCAGGCAAAAGGGTCAACATCAGGTACAAATGCAAACTGGATGACGGCAGGGTCTACCTCGTCGGCGAGCGGAACACCCTGGAGTTCCTGGTCGGCTCCGGGCGCGTCCCGAAGTCGCTCGAGGCGGGGCTTTTAGGAATGCAGCAGGGGGACCATCGCGTGGTACGCGTCCCCGCCGCGGAGGCGGAGCTCTTCCCCTTCCCCAAGGGATCGCATTTTGCCTTCAGCACCGGAGGGGCACCGGGAATCGCCTACGATTTCGGCCCCGGGGCGGGAGGGGACGTCTCCCACTCCATCCCTGGCAACCGGGACTACCGGGAGCCGCTTCCCGCAGGCACCGACGTCCTGTTCGAGGTGGAGATGCTTTCCGTCAAGGACGAAGTCACAGCTTCTCCCGGACGCTCCTGA
- a CDS encoding MTH1187 family thiamine-binding protein, which translates to MKVLVDLCVVPLGVGVSVSSYIAACEKVLTEAGLKIALHSYGTNIEGEWDEVFAAIKRCHEVVHGMGAPRITTTIKLGTRTDRNQSMEDKIRSVREKL; encoded by the coding sequence ATGAAAGTTCTGGTGGATCTTTGCGTCGTTCCTCTTGGTGTCGGCGTCTCTGTTTCGAGTTACATCGCCGCATGCGAGAAGGTACTTACCGAGGCGGGGCTGAAGATTGCTTTGCATAGTTACGGGACCAACATTGAGGGGGAATGGGACGAGGTGTTCGCGGCCATCAAGCGGTGTCACGAGGTGGTGCACGGCATGGGGGCTCCGCGCATCACCACCACCATCAAGCTCGGGACCCGGACCGACCGGAACCAGAGCATGGAGGACAAGATCAGGAGCGTCCGGGAGAAGCTGTGA
- a CDS encoding NAD(P)H-binding protein, translating into MSTSNSKKPMVLVTGATGFIGRRLVAALAEEGIPVRCLVRNVESPVPACGEVVQGDLLQSDTLDRALEGIETAYYLVHAMSGDRAGFERRDREAAENFVAAAAKQGLRRVIYLGGLGDEKDDLSEHLASRLEVARILQGGPFKTTYLRAAVIIGAGGASFEMIRALVERLPVMITPRWVSTRCQFIAVGDVIAYLVGCLLHEQTAGKTYDIGGPEILSYREMMERFAEIEKKFIKILPVPFLTPKLSSYWVWLVTPIKPSISAPLIEGLGVEVVCRDDKIREIIPLKLTSYDDAVRIALEEESAPPKESS; encoded by the coding sequence ATGAGCACTTCCAACAGCAAAAAACCGATGGTCCTAGTGACAGGGGCTACCGGGTTCATCGGCAGGAGGCTGGTAGCAGCCCTAGCCGAAGAGGGGATACCGGTGCGCTGCCTGGTGCGCAACGTCGAGTCGCCTGTTCCCGCTTGCGGGGAGGTGGTCCAGGGGGACCTGCTGCAGAGCGATACCCTGGACCGGGCGCTGGAGGGGATCGAGACCGCCTACTATCTGGTGCACGCGATGTCCGGCGATCGCGCGGGCTTCGAACGCCGCGACCGGGAAGCTGCCGAGAATTTCGTCGCCGCCGCCGCAAAGCAGGGGCTCAGGCGGGTCATCTACCTGGGCGGGCTGGGCGATGAGAAGGACGACCTTTCCGAGCACCTGGCAAGCCGGCTGGAGGTCGCGCGGATCCTGCAGGGGGGTCCCTTCAAGACCACCTACCTGCGCGCAGCCGTCATCATCGGCGCCGGCGGGGCCTCCTTCGAGATGATACGTGCACTGGTGGAGAGACTCCCGGTCATGATCACCCCGCGCTGGGTCTCCACCCGCTGCCAGTTCATAGCGGTCGGGGACGTAATCGCCTACCTGGTGGGGTGCCTGCTGCACGAGCAGACCGCGGGTAAGACCTACGACATCGGCGGGCCGGAAATCCTCTCCTACCGGGAGATGATGGAGCGCTTCGCCGAGATAGAGAAGAAGTTCATCAAGATCCTGCCGGTTCCCTTTCTTACCCCGAAGCTCTCTTCCTACTGGGTCTGGCTGGTCACGCCGATAAAACCCTCCATCTCGGCCCCTCTCATCGAAGGGCTTGGCGTCGAGGTCGTCTGCCGCGACGACAAGATTCGAGAAATTATTCCCCTGAAGCTGACGAGTTACGACGACGCGGTGAGAATTGCACTCGAGGAGGAGAGCGCTCCACCCAAAGAGTCATCCTGA
- a CDS encoding response regulator, which translates to MNCLIVEDNEFSREALRLFLAPHAEIELAADGQEGVELFQNALARGNRFDLVLLDVVMPKLDGQQALKLMRQAEKDYAVTEKQKAVIIMTTALTSAEQMQQALWDGDCTDYLVKPIVRADLLALLRRYRLLV; encoded by the coding sequence ATGAACTGTCTTATCGTCGAGGATAACGAGTTCTCCCGCGAAGCCCTGAGGCTTTTCCTGGCGCCTCACGCCGAGATAGAACTGGCGGCGGACGGGCAGGAGGGAGTGGAGCTTTTCCAAAATGCCCTTGCCCGCGGCAACCGGTTCGATTTGGTGCTGCTTGACGTGGTCATGCCCAAGCTGGACGGCCAGCAGGCCTTGAAGTTGATGCGCCAGGCGGAAAAGGATTATGCGGTAACGGAAAAGCAGAAGGCCGTCATCATCATGACCACGGCGCTCACCTCGGCAGAGCAGATGCAGCAGGCCCTGTGGGACGGCGACTGCACCGACTACCTGGTAAAGCCAATAGTGCGTGCCGACCTGCTGGCGCTATTGCGCAGGTACCGTTTGCTGGTTTGA
- a CDS encoding PilZ domain-containing protein produces MEPYYYRENIRKTLEEDSAEIAAGFIDIIKGNLRVQLKLVNYFKGLPISYPATPVEMAGCVLELDVHPQQAVALEQTGSTFIKCSYFDRPMLADVKDADVRRMMASLFNFRFVEILAEQRVSLRLKLEPPCDAQIVGAGGPVDGKVLDISLGGVSIRTSGPSNLRESDEVALKLMVPNLLQSGGTSLEVRSTVVAVGSEEEGEVCRFSIELDPHVEGVISRFIFQRQVDLIRELKEQS; encoded by the coding sequence ATGGAACCTTATTACTACCGGGAAAACATCAGGAAAACGCTCGAGGAAGACAGCGCCGAGATAGCCGCGGGGTTCATCGACATCATCAAGGGCAACCTCCGGGTTCAGCTCAAGCTGGTGAACTATTTCAAAGGGCTCCCGATCAGCTATCCAGCCACCCCCGTCGAGATGGCCGGTTGTGTCCTGGAGCTGGATGTCCATCCCCAGCAGGCGGTGGCGCTGGAGCAAACCGGTTCCACTTTCATAAAGTGCAGCTACTTCGACCGCCCCATGCTGGCCGACGTCAAGGACGCCGACGTGCGCAGGATGATGGCATCGCTTTTCAATTTTCGGTTCGTAGAGATCCTGGCGGAACAGCGCGTGTCTTTGAGGCTTAAATTGGAGCCGCCATGCGACGCCCAGATCGTCGGCGCAGGCGGCCCTGTCGACGGGAAGGTGCTCGACATCTCCCTGGGAGGCGTTTCCATCAGGACCTCAGGTCCCTCAAACCTGCGCGAAAGCGACGAGGTGGCACTGAAGCTCATGGTGCCGAACCTGTTGCAAAGCGGAGGGACCTCGTTAGAGGTAAGGTCAACCGTGGTTGCGGTCGGCAGCGAAGAGGAGGGGGAGGTGTGCCGGTTTTCCATCGAATTGGACCCGCATGTGGAGGGGGTCATCTCGCGCTTCATCTTTCAGCGGCAAGTGGACCTGATCCGGGAACTGAAGGAGCAGAGCTGA
- a CDS encoding cytidylate kinase-like family protein gives MPDNLFIPSVDLRIGSLEEYNRRQKEKASLRHAKAKPRPCITISREYGCTGYPTAELLRERLMQRTGDEWVLIDKAVLEEVAKRHNLSEEILQTLGAENRILDEILATFSPRWKSSYDYFLPLSRHVVALAEQGNVIILELGGAIISRHIENSYHFRLFGSAHFKTATLASRLGLESEPAEKLMHKQQKARDHFTRDFLNQDDHDPVLYDLLFNNDRCPTDRIAHAIADFVLAR, from the coding sequence GTGCCCGACAATCTCTTTATCCCGTCCGTCGACTTGAGGATCGGCTCGCTCGAGGAGTACAACCGCAGGCAGAAGGAGAAGGCCTCCTTGCGGCACGCGAAGGCGAAGCCGCGTCCCTGTATCACCATCTCGCGTGAATACGGTTGCACCGGGTACCCCACGGCGGAACTGCTCCGGGAGCGGCTTATGCAAAGGACCGGGGATGAGTGGGTACTGATAGACAAGGCCGTGCTCGAAGAGGTGGCAAAGCGCCATAACCTTTCGGAGGAGATTCTGCAGACGCTGGGGGCGGAGAACCGTATCCTGGACGAGATACTGGCCACCTTCTCTCCGCGCTGGAAAAGCAGCTACGACTACTTCCTGCCGCTATCCCGGCATGTCGTCGCCTTGGCCGAGCAGGGTAACGTCATCATCCTAGAGCTTGGAGGTGCCATCATCTCCAGGCACATCGAAAATTCCTACCACTTCAGGCTCTTTGGTTCAGCCCACTTCAAAACGGCGACCCTCGCCAGCCGGCTCGGACTGGAAAGCGAGCCGGCGGAAAAGCTGATGCACAAGCAGCAGAAAGCCCGCGACCACTTCACCCGTGATTTCCTGAATCAGGACGACCACGATCCCGTTCTCTACGACCTGCTTTTCAACAACGACCGCTGCCCCACCGACCGCATCGCCCATGCAATAGCCGATTTCGTACTGGCGAGGTAG
- a CDS encoding response regulator yields the protein MVKKKLLVVDDTPENLIILYKILRKEYEVLGANSGKEALLALAENRPDLILLDVMMPEMDGLEVCRILKDDSRYRDIPVIFVTALSDEVDESRGFKAGAVDFLSKPVNPVILSHRVAVHLELQSQKEALTRKNQELQEALSRVKELSGLLPICMTCKKIRDDQGYWNQLESYISLHSEALFSHGYCPECAAAAMKKILPVPNLR from the coding sequence GTGGTCAAGAAAAAGCTGCTGGTTGTCGACGACACGCCGGAAAACCTGATCATTCTCTACAAGATCTTGCGCAAGGAGTACGAGGTCCTTGGAGCCAACAGCGGCAAGGAAGCGCTGCTGGCCCTGGCCGAGAATCGTCCCGACCTGATCCTGCTCGACGTCATGATGCCCGAAATGGACGGACTGGAGGTCTGCCGCATCCTGAAGGACGATTCCAGATACCGGGACATCCCGGTCATCTTCGTAACCGCGCTGAGCGACGAAGTGGACGAGTCACGGGGATTCAAAGCCGGCGCGGTAGACTTCCTCTCCAAGCCGGTCAATCCCGTCATCCTGAGCCATCGTGTCGCAGTGCATCTAGAACTGCAGTCCCAAAAAGAAGCACTGACCCGGAAGAACCAGGAACTGCAGGAAGCCCTCTCCAGGGTCAAGGAGCTATCCGGGCTGCTCCCCATCTGCATGACCTGCAAAAAGATCCGTGACGACCAGGGGTATTGGAACCAGTTGGAGAGCTACATCTCGCTCCACTCGGAGGCCCTTTTCAGCCACGGCTACTGTCCGGAATGCGCCGCTGCCGCGATGAAAAAGATCCTACCGGTGCCGAACTTGCGATAG
- a CDS encoding PAS domain-containing hybrid sensor histidine kinase/response regulator, which produces MDESRDNHSFAFLEQKVEERTRELKQEIQERLRAEGQLAEARDHYLNILAEAPALIWRADTQAKCDWFNHTWLSFTGRTMEEEYGDGWAQGVHPDDLERCVAIWLGAFHQKAPFEMEYRLRRHDGVFRWILDIGRPFSGLDGSFAGYIGYCFDITDRKGAEMELVLAREAAEAASKAKTEFLANMSHEIRTPMNSIIGMTQLLAYTELSAEQKEYVEGILTSSEGLLAIINDILDLSKVEAGKIELESRNFSLRQSINEIIRTQTAAAHEKGLQLKVSIPEEIPDAVVGDRLRLKQVLLNIIGNAIKFTASGSIAVTVALAEKKEEAARITFSVTDTGIGIAPESLDRIFAPFAQEDTSTTRRYGGTGLGLSISTKLVRLMGGRIWAESRKNAGSTFHFEIPFRLCAKKARPKASLNTAKKAVWDGAKLRILLADDQEMNRNIMEKLLGRLGHDLESAADGGEALGKWEKGNFDLILMDVEMPGIDGTEATRVIRETETPLGKRTPIIALTAHALKSHQEMLLGLGYDGYVPKPVEIPTLLQEMKRCLHLPDLDTAGNGDAADGVPMTPAANQLGTVDRQQLADILTAVSSLLRQRNMKVIDKVNDLSALIPGSPLLEQLNQQIRQFDCQSALNTVGQILLNYDIHS; this is translated from the coding sequence ATGGACGAAAGCCGCGACAACCATAGCTTCGCCTTTTTGGAGCAGAAGGTCGAGGAGCGAACCCGCGAGTTGAAACAGGAGATCCAGGAGCGCCTGCGCGCCGAAGGGCAACTGGCCGAGGCGCGGGACCACTACCTGAACATCCTGGCCGAGGCCCCCGCTCTGATCTGGCGTGCCGACACGCAGGCCAAGTGCGACTGGTTCAACCACACCTGGCTTTCTTTCACCGGCCGCACCATGGAAGAGGAATACGGCGACGGCTGGGCACAGGGGGTCCACCCCGACGACCTGGAGCGCTGCGTTGCCATCTGGCTTGGGGCGTTTCACCAGAAGGCCCCGTTCGAAATGGAGTACCGGCTGCGACGCCACGACGGCGTATTCCGCTGGATCCTGGACATCGGCCGGCCCTTCTCCGGGCTCGACGGCAGCTTCGCCGGGTATATCGGTTACTGCTTCGACATCACCGACCGCAAGGGTGCGGAGATGGAGCTGGTATTGGCAAGAGAAGCCGCCGAGGCTGCCAGTAAAGCGAAGACCGAGTTCCTGGCCAACATGAGCCACGAGATCCGCACCCCGATGAACAGCATCATCGGGATGACGCAGCTTCTGGCCTACACTGAGCTTTCAGCCGAGCAGAAGGAGTACGTCGAGGGAATCCTCACCTCTTCGGAGGGTCTCCTTGCTATCATCAACGACATCCTCGATCTTTCGAAAGTGGAGGCGGGGAAGATCGAACTGGAGTCGCGGAATTTCAGCCTCAGGCAGAGCATCAACGAAATCATCAGGACCCAGACGGCGGCGGCCCACGAAAAGGGGCTCCAGCTGAAAGTCAGTATCCCTGAAGAGATCCCCGATGCGGTGGTCGGCGACCGGCTAAGGCTAAAGCAGGTGCTACTCAACATCATCGGCAACGCGATCAAGTTCACCGCAAGCGGGAGCATTGCGGTAACGGTAGCGCTGGCGGAAAAAAAAGAGGAAGCGGCCCGCATCACATTCAGCGTCACCGATACCGGCATCGGGATAGCGCCGGAGTCCCTGGACCGCATCTTCGCCCCGTTCGCGCAGGAAGACACCTCCACCACCCGGAGGTACGGCGGCACCGGTCTTGGGCTTTCCATCAGCACGAAGCTGGTCCGGCTCATGGGGGGACGGATCTGGGCGGAAAGCCGCAAGAACGCCGGCAGCACCTTCCACTTTGAGATCCCCTTCCGGCTCTGCGCCAAAAAGGCCCGCCCCAAGGCGTCCCTCAATACCGCCAAGAAAGCCGTCTGGGACGGGGCCAAGCTCCGCATCCTGCTGGCCGACGACCAGGAGATGAACCGCAACATTATGGAGAAACTCCTGGGGCGACTGGGGCACGATCTGGAAAGTGCGGCGGATGGCGGCGAGGCGCTAGGAAAATGGGAAAAGGGGAACTTCGACCTCATCCTCATGGATGTCGAGATGCCCGGTATCGACGGCACGGAAGCGACCCGCGTGATCCGAGAGACCGAGACCCCGCTGGGAAAGCGGACCCCCATCATCGCCCTCACCGCCCATGCGCTTAAGAGCCACCAGGAGATGCTTCTCGGACTAGGCTACGACGGGTACGTACCCAAGCCTGTGGAGATTCCCACGCTGTTGCAGGAGATGAAGCGCTGTCTGCACCTGCCCGACCTTGACACAGCAGGCAACGGCGACGCCGCCGACGGAGTTCCCATGACTCCCGCGGCAAACCAGCTTGGCACAGTGGACAGGCAGCAGCTTGCGGATATACTCACTGCAGTCAGCTCACTGTTGCGTCAAAGAAACATGAAGGTCATAGACAAGGTAAATGACCTCTCCGCACTGATTCCCGGTTCACCTCTTCTAGAACAGCTGAACCAGCAGATACGGCAATTCGATTGCCAAAGCGCTCTTAATACAGTCGGACAAATCCTCCTGAATTACGACATCCACTCCTGA
- a CDS encoding HyaD/HybD family hydrogenase maturation endopeptidase yields MPLRQNSSPRILVLGIGNTIMSDDGVGAKVVQELQREFHFPSGVDVVDGGTMGLDLLPLLEGRSHVIMVDAVETGKRPGSCVRLTGEELPSALEAKLSPHQIGLKDLLGVAQLTGHAIPELVLIGVQPKSIAVGSELTAEVNLQMETMKGAVLKELERIGAHVKPLAKSSPFRWDQ; encoded by the coding sequence ATGCCTTTACGCCAAAATTCATCGCCGAGAATTCTAGTTCTCGGCATCGGCAATACCATAATGAGCGACGACGGGGTGGGCGCAAAGGTCGTTCAGGAACTGCAGCGGGAGTTCCATTTCCCCAGTGGCGTCGACGTCGTCGACGGGGGGACCATGGGCCTCGACTTGCTGCCGCTTTTGGAAGGGAGAAGCCATGTCATCATGGTAGACGCGGTCGAAACCGGCAAGCGGCCAGGTTCCTGCGTGAGGTTGACCGGCGAGGAACTCCCCTCCGCTTTGGAAGCGAAGCTCTCGCCGCACCAGATCGGGCTGAAGGACCTGCTGGGCGTCGCCCAACTGACGGGGCACGCCATCCCGGAACTCGTTCTCATAGGCGTACAGCCCAAGTCCATTGCTGTGGGTTCTGAGCTTACCGCAGAGGTCAACCTGCAGATGGAGACGATGAAAGGGGCGGTCCTAAAAGAGTTGGAGAGGATCGGCGCCCACGTCAAGCCTCTGGCGAAATCCTCTCCCTTCCGATGGGACCAGTAA
- a CDS encoding fibronectin type III domain-containing protein, protein MKKLMVIVTLLVTSLLFGCGGGGGGSGSSSNNNNSDTASNSADSGTGGSTGGTANPAGGTGDSAAGANGGGAGDTGATPVQSPAAAIPGAPTEVMLQPGNGQVTLSWNPVADATSYNVYWSTASGAALSQGARKTGVVSPCLVTGLQNGTTYYFVVTAANQYGESRASAEMSAAPAVFFVAEMVSGKSFDYTFSTGAAGTVSFSADGTFTGQNLSVGMPLTGQWVIKDGVLTCVYPGGITETLTLISSTSTSFIVTYFVTYADGSSSNSVEGTFVMK, encoded by the coding sequence ATGAAAAAATTAATGGTGATTGTAACGCTCCTTGTCACGTCACTTCTGTTCGGCTGTGGCGGAGGAGGAGGCGGCAGCGGCAGCAGCAGTAATAATAATAATAGCGATACCGCCAGTAACAGCGCCGACAGCGGAACCGGAGGTAGCACCGGCGGTACCGCAAACCCCGCCGGCGGAACCGGTGACAGCGCTGCAGGCGCGAATGGTGGAGGCGCGGGAGACACCGGCGCCACCCCAGTCCAGTCCCCGGCGGCGGCCATTCCGGGGGCACCGACCGAGGTCATGCTACAGCCGGGGAATGGTCAAGTCACTCTGTCCTGGAACCCCGTTGCCGATGCCACCTCGTATAACGTCTACTGGTCTACCGCCAGTGGCGCAGCGCTCAGCCAGGGCGCGCGAAAAACCGGCGTAGTCTCTCCTTGCTTGGTCACTGGATTGCAGAACGGTACGACTTATTACTTCGTTGTCACTGCGGCCAATCAATATGGAGAATCCAGGGCCTCGGCTGAAATGAGCGCCGCTCCGGCGGTGTTTTTCGTTGCAGAGATGGTAAGCGGTAAAAGCTTCGACTACACCTTCTCCACAGGCGCAGCGGGAACCGTCAGTTTCAGCGCCGACGGAACCTTCACCGGTCAGAACTTGAGCGTAGGAATGCCTTTAACCGGGCAGTGGGTCATCAAGGATGGCGTGTTGACCTGCGTGTACCCCGGAGGAATAACGGAAACCCTGACGCTCATCTCGAGCACCTCCACCTCGTTCATTGTTACCTACTTCGTCACCTATGCCGACGGCAGTAGCAGCAACAGCGTGGAGGGTACTTTCGTGATGAAATAG